A DNA window from Dunckerocampus dactyliophorus isolate RoL2022-P2 chromosome 17, RoL_Ddac_1.1, whole genome shotgun sequence contains the following coding sequences:
- the si:dkey-175m17.6 gene encoding N-acetyllactosaminide beta-1,3-N-acetylglucosaminyltransferase 2: MGKCCKCNGRLLCMCLLPCMMTCHLLIYIMVTIFVTISYIPPKISLHYIAPGISANSGALASHPLSPFWNLHLENSALWNQLQHSLDRQHNPILRGNATGTLRKPKAKLSSQIGEECLSDCTSHKCSEARRYDVSNMPEQMRAFVRSMHCRSYPILINQPTTCKRNTTKSGGEYPMLLMAIKSQVGNFENRQAIRETWGRNGLVKGESNKKGEFVRTVFLLGRQDSSTGPHPDLKNFLELENQKYGDILQWDFRDTFFNLTLKDLLFWHWLQHYCPTAVFIFKGDDDVFVRTGALLDYLHKQRQEHNLRRALTNKTHIDLFVGDVISNAMPNRNPSTKYYIPESFYKGSYPAYAGGGGVVYSVSLALRLKEVSKRVRLFPIDDVYLGMCLQRLGLSPSHHPGFLTFDLPETDRGNPCAHKSVLLVHRRSPKEMLALWHQLHNLPAHC, translated from the coding sequence ATGGGCAAATGCTGCAAGTGCAACGGGAGGCTTCTGTGCATGTGCTTGCTTCCCTGCATGATGACTTGCCACCTTCTGATTTACATCATGGTCACCATATTCGTCACCATCTCCTACATCCCCCCAAAAATATCCCTCCATTATATTGCTCCGGGGATTTCCGCAAACTCCGGTGCTTTGGCCTCTCACCCTCTCAGCCCCTTCTGGAACCTTCATCTGGAGAACAGTGCATTGTGGAACCAGTTGCAGCACTCCTTGGACCGTCAGCATAACCCCATACTGCGAGGAAATGCTACCGGGACTCTGAGGAAGCCCAAAGCAAAGCTGTCAAGTCAAATTGGAGAGGAATGCCTCTCTGACTGTACGTCACACAAGTGTTCAGAAGCTCGTCGGTATGATGTCAGCAACATGCCAGAACAAATGAGAGCATTTGTCAGGTCAATGCACTGCAGGAGCTACCCAATCCTTATCAATCAGCCCACTACTTGTAAAAGGAACACGACTAAATCTGGTGGAGAGTATCCAATGCTCCTCATGGCCATCAAATCTCAAGTGGGGAACTTTGAAAACAGGCAAGCCATCCGTGAAACATGGGGCCGCAATGGTTTGGTGAAGGGGGAGTCGAATAAAAAAGGTGAATTTGTGCGTACTGTGTTTCTGCTTGGAAGGCAGGACTCCAGTACGGGGCCTCACCCGGACTTGAAAAACTTCCTGGAGCTTGAGAACCAGAAATACGGCGACATCCTCCAGTGGGATTTCAGAGATACTTTCTTTAACCTGACTCTGAAAGACCTGCTGTTCTGGCATTGGCTTCAGCATTACTGCCCCACAGCTGTGTTCATCTTTAAAGGGGATGATGATGTCTTTGTCCGAACTGGTGCTCTACTGGATTACTTGCACAAGCAACGGCAGGAGCACAACCTGCGGAGAGCTCTTACGAATAAAACTCACATCGATTTATTTGTGGGGGATGTCATCAGTAATGCAATGCCAAACCGGAATCCATCTACTAAATACTACATCCCAGAAAGTTTCTATAAAGGCTCCTACCCAGCGTATGCCGGAGGTGGAGGGGTGGTGTATTCCGTCTCGCTTGCATTACGACTAAAAGAGGTGTCCAAGAGAGTGCGCCTCTTCCCAATCGATGATGTTTACTTGGGAATGTGCTTGCAGAGACTTGGGCTCTCTCCAAGCCATCACCCagggtttttaacatttgaTCTCCCAGAGACAGACAGAGGGAATCCCTGTGCTCACAAGTCTGTGCTGCTTGTTCACAGACGAAGTCCCAAAGAGATGTTAGCTTTATGGCACCAGTTGCACAATCTGCCCGCTCACTGCTGA